A DNA window from Lachancea thermotolerans CBS 6340 chromosome G complete sequence contains the following coding sequences:
- the REX2 gene encoding Rex2p (similar to uniprot|P54964 Saccharomyces cerevisiae YLR059C REX2 RNA exonuclease required for U4 snRNA maturation functions redundantly with Rnh70p in 5.8S rRNA maturation and with Rnh70p and Rex3p in processing of U5 snRNA and RNase P RNA member of RNase D family of exonucleases) encodes MWTSIAKKRLPRSILTASTSKRLLQNTKKTALSNIYKQKNPYLTHKASAPKFVKLIRMSGSELNTKQEAPSISRPIVWVDCEMTGLDHVNDHIIEICCIITDGDLNIIDEAGYESVIHCDKKIMDAMNEWCIDHHGSSGLTQKVLDSTKTTGQVEEELLAYLRKYIPAERKGVLAGNSVHMDRVFMMREFPKVIDHLFYRIIDVSTIMEVSFRHNPDLASVFPRKKGAHTARADILESIAQLKWYQDHYLKNSSETQEFVEGRRREMVIEEVAQSVASATTTVGKTAEEAAGNPPTNVTDTAAAAAKRSSTDTELPLKKQKLD; translated from the coding sequence ATGTGGACCTCGATAGCTAAGAAAAGACTTCCCCGCTCCATTCTAACAGCATCAACTAGCAAGCGCTTGCTGCAAAATACCAAAAAGACAGCGTTGTCCAATATTTACAAACAGAAGAACCCCTACTTGACTCATAAAGCGAGCGCACCAAAATTCGTCAAATTAATCAGAATGAGCGGTAGCGAGTTAAATACTAAGCAAGAGGCGCCCTCCATTTCAAGGCCTATCGTTTGGGTTGATTGTGAGATGACTGGTCTAGATCACGTAAACGACCACATCATCGAAATCTGCTGCATCATCACAGATGGAGACTTGAACATCATTGATGAGGCCGGGTACGAGAGCGTTATACACTGcgacaagaagatcatggACGCTATGAACGAGTGGTGCATAGACCACCACGGCTCTAGCGGTCTCACGCAAAAAGTGTTGGACTCTACAAAGACTACGGGgcaagttgaagaagagttgCTCGCCTATTTGAGAAAATACATCCCTGCAGAGCGCAAGGGTGTCCTCGCGGGGAACTCGGTCCACATGGACCGAGTATTCATGATGCGAGAGTTCCCAAAGGTCATTGACCATCTGTTTTACCGAATTATCGATGTGAGCACCATTATGGAGGTCTCATTCAGGCACAACCCAGACCTAGCGTCTGTATTCCCGCGTAAGAAGGGTGCGCACACGGCCAGGGCTGACATACTGGAAAGTATCGCGCAGCTCAAATGGTATCAAGACCACtatttgaagaacagtAGCGAAACGCAGgagtttgttgaagggCGCAGAAGAGAGATGGTTATAGAGGAAGTTGCGCAGTCTGTCGCCTCCGCTACTACTACCGTCGGAAAAACGGCCGAAGAGGCTGCTGGGAATCCTCCCACCAATGTCACAGACACCgccgctgcagcagcaaaaaGATCTTCCACCGATACAGAGCTAcctctcaaaaagcagaagcTCGACTAA
- the RIM15 gene encoding protein kinase RIM15 (similar to uniprot|P43565 Saccharomyces cerevisiae YFL033C RIM15 Glucose-repressible protein kinase involved in signal transduction during cell proliferation in response to nutrients specifically the establishment of stationary phase originally identified as a regulator of IME2): MMDLGSLSIGEGHEQRSARSTSPDSANSQVTSLGSRSGSTLSYDEYLKLATDTSASILLELEMNGIIRYVSPIWHDIVGTDTSDVVGKAISDILVGSDQDRNVFQRAVDLMLREDCSYRVRFLVESGNQNQSENVIEADSESTDIAARDEKGIIELEAQGIVISESSKNLPTHSMWIVKPFCEMGALDNLPLELVKRLGFGATIFSQYLTQVESSMVTDEADLPTPKNELCRVCESPVPAWWLETHSESCIVEHKIESMVQLLHDKLVERKLFLEEMFASLEANDGRITNYKGLPLPKPEEGILATSEGNSIPHGSQSPLDIFKKSSNARKNSSSIFQSLSFPFKELAGLLELCDGAINTNTSELRGTSSANPLENESINLFYEFSPATQRNIEQVVKWNSQSDSKNPAVNLLKSDTMFLASQKIEYLFRLDNAMRYSLKIKNEIDNYVLQIIRERIERNRLNSISDTEVFRPMTKSPVCVTVNGSENVPGGKIASPQPQKPQGEIFSDAYVGTDEIPRDTLGHTARNSSAMSDSCSNSRPLSRSVTPKQTLAEHDKTHEETRQEDAEMFKSATGTPKLVLPEPNVHPKLSNIHEFTPRRDSLASSAGFNTPLSSLQRNFVSRPLNQSFDRSPVTSPYAASSDYLTPETHTALVPKQPLSPLLLATNQAKPSTPSIKDYDIIKPISKGAYGSVFLAKRKITGEYFAIKVLKKSDMIAKNQVTNVKSERAIMMVQSNKPYVARLFATFQNRGNLFLVMEYLSGGDLGTLIKMMGSLPDKWAKQYISEVIYGVADMHESGIIHHDLKPDNLLIDRRGHLKLTDFGLSRMGLVTRHTGVNQKGRLLTNSRKGSATSEEINLGGSFKWQLKSDSPSLANAFDNVGSKAERSNSNSSSQSMVDAPPLHKSGSQLSFSMTDISRDNTPPPCSLHRHTNSSVSENWENSPTPDYALYNPDDSRTEKKFFGTPDYLAPETIKGTGETDCSDWWSVGCMLFEFFFGYPPFHAPTVEEVFSNILAGKIDWPEFPDAETEKEYIPPEAKDLVEKLLVVDPNKRLGANGAQEIFDHPYFQDVNFVQLYEEDGSFVPEVAHPESTDYFDLRGAQLEDFSESDQEHPRANDLIEHSSERAPKRTNSERSSQSSTPVQKLTIGSVLEPPQESGSNHSSPTTKYIPLAIPPHLRERRVSKLNEVQTEFGSFNFRNLPALDKANKDAINRLKSEHLAEHAHHHLHHHRGLSGSSSSSDTSSKLRYAKPSQGAQPPGTPALSLKASTSPGSSKNHSPCRRDSVDNAMVSRRSAPSAVEVSPNSLSPNHDEGDSPSPAFRFKSPLSPQAASSRARLHSRTSSMRSSLGDFAVDEGERLKALSRANSTRGRRRSGRESSSGISDIAYNMDVLVCEPIPIHRFKLTRDLESLGCSVVSVSMGDEMVRRATSDVKFDLIFTALKLPKLGAIDIVKLLRNTNSVNSTTSIIAVTAYFQEAQQACAFDEVLERPVSVQQLRSLLLKYSLKKSQESEENSISDAEHEVI, from the coding sequence ATGATGGATCTCGGCTCTTTGTCAATTGGAGAGGGACATGAGCAGCGGTCCGCTAGGAGCACCAGTCCCGATTCTGCAAACTCTCAAGTTACGTCCTTAGGCTCGCGTTCCGGTTCAACGCTGTCATATGATGAGTATTTGAAGCTGGCTACGGATACGAGCGCTAGTATACtacttgagcttgaaatgaATGGAATAATCAGATACGTGAGTCCGATTTGGCATGACATAGTGGGCACCGACACAAGCGATGTTGTCGGTAAAGCTATTTCCGACATTCTTGTTGGCAGTGACCAGGACCGTAACGTATTTCAAAGAGCAGTTGACTTGATGCTTAGAGAGGATTGTAGTTATAGGGTTCGATTCCTAGTCGAGTCCGGAAACCAAAATCAGAGCGAAAACGTCATCGAAGCCGACTCTGAATCAACTGACATAGCTGCAAGAGACGAAAAAGGTATTATAGAATTAGAAGCACAGGGCATAGTGATTTCtgaaagctcaaaaaatctGCCTACGCACTCAATGTGGATTGTTAAACCCTTTTGCGAGATGGGTGCTCTGGATAATCTTCCGCTTGAGCTAGTAAAGAGGCTTGGATTTGGCGCCACAATCTTTTCCCAGTATTTGACTCAGGTTGAAAGCTCTATGGTAACTGACGAAGCTGACTTACCCACTCCTAAAAATGAACTCTGCAGAGTTTGCGAGTCTCCGGTTCCGGCGTGGTGGCTCGAAACGCACTCCGAATCATGCATAGTTGAACATAAGATAGAAAGTATGgtgcaacttcttcacGACAAATTAGTGGAACGAAAGCTATTTCTGGAAGAAATGTTCGCTTCTCTTGAAGCAAACGATGGGCGCATCACGAACTACAAAGGCTTGCCCTTACCGAAACCTGAAGAAGGGATACTAGCTACAAGTGAGGGCAATTCAATTCCCCATGGTTCTCAATCGCCtcttgacattttcaaaaagtcttCAAACGCTAGAAAAAACTCGAGCTCAATATTTCAGAGCCTGAGTTTCCCCTTCAAAGAGTTAGCCGGACTTTTAGAACTTTGCGATGGTGCAATCAACACAAATACAAGCGAGCTCAGAGGAACAAGCAGTGCAAATCCCCTGGAAAACGAAAGTATAAACTTATTTTACGAGTTCTCTCCTGCCACTCAAAGGAATATAGAGCAAGTGGTCAAGTGGAACTCTCAATCAGACAGCAAAAATCCAGCAGTGAATCTTCTCAAGTCTGACACTatgtttttggcttctcaaaaaattgaataCTTATTTCGACTGGATAACGCCATGCGATATTCCCTCAAGATCAAGAATGAGATTGATAACTACGTTTTGCAAATTATCCGCGAAAGAATAGAGCGAAATCGCCTCAACAGCATCAGCGACACCGAGGTTTTTCGGCCTATGACGAAGTCTCCCGTCTGCGTTACCGTCAACGGGAGTGAAAATGTTCCAGGAGGTAAAATTGCCTCGCCACAGCCCCAAAAGCCACAAGGTGAAATATTTTCTGATGCTTACGTTGGTACAGACGAAATACCGCGAGATACTTTGGGGCACACAGCTAGAAATTCGAGTGCTATGAGTGATAGCTGTTCGAATTCAAGGCCACTATCTCGCTCTGTTACGCCCAAGCAGACTCTGGCGGAGCATGATAAAACTCACGAGGAAACAAGACAAGAAGATGCAGAGATGTTTAAGTCGGCAACAGGTACCCCTAAACTCGTGCTTCCTGAGCCAAATGTGCATCCTAAACTAAGCAATATACACGAGTTCACTCCAAGAAGAGACTCGCTAGCATCTTCTGCGGGTTTTAACACACCTTTATCCTCTCTTCAGAGAAATTTTGTCTCAAGGCCTCTTAACCAGAGCTTTGACCGCTCGCCAGTAACCTCCCCTTATGCTGCATCATCTGATTATTTGACTCCAGAAACGCACACTGCTCTAGTACCAAAACAGCCGCTGTCCCCCCTTCTCTTGGCTACTAATCAGGCGAAACCAAGTACACCGAGCATTAAAGATTATGATATCATCAAGCCAATTAGCAAAGGTGCATACGGCAGCGTTTTTCTAGCGAAAAGGAAAATTACAGGCGAATACTTCGCTatcaaggtcttgaaaaagtcggATATGATCGCGAAGAACCAGGTTACCAATGTTAAATCAGAGAGAGCCATTATGATGGTTCAAAGCAACAAGCCATATGTCGCTAGACTGTTTGCGACATTCCAAAACAGAGGCAACCTCTTTTTGGTCATGGAATATCTGAGTGGAGGCGACCTCGGGACTCTCATCAAGATGATGGGAAGCCTTCCTGATAAGTGGGCCAAACAGTACATCAGCGAAGTTATTTATGGAGTTGCTGATATGCATGAAAGCGGAATTATTCACCACGATCTCAAACCTGACAATTTGCTGATTGACCGCCGAGGCCATCTTAAGCTCACCGACTTTGGGCTCTCCAGGATGGGGCTGGTAACTAGACATACGGGTGTTAATCAAAAAGGGCGTTTGCTAACCAATAGCCGGAAGGGAAGTGCGACTTCAGAGGAGATAAACCTCGGAGGCTCTTTCAAGTGGCAACTAAAATCCGACTCGCCTTCTTTAGCTAACGCGTTTGATAACGTGGGATCTAAGGCCGAGCGATCAAATTCTAATTCCAGCTCTCAATCAATGGTCGACGCACCTCCCTTGCACAAGTCAGGCTCTCAACTCTCTTTCTCGATGACAGATATCTCGAGAGACAACACTCCACCACCATGCTCTCTGCATAGACACACGAATTCTAGTGTTTCAGAAAACTGGGAAAACAGTCCAACGCCAGATTATGCTTTGTACAATCCAGATGATTCAAGAACTGAGAAGAAATTTTTTGGCACTCCAGATTATCTTGCTCCTGAAACTATCAAGGGAACGGGAGAAACTGATTGTTCTGACTGGTGGTCAGTAGGGTGCATGCTGTTTGAATTCTTTTTCGGATATCCACCGTTTCATGCACCTAcggttgaagaagtttttagcAACATCCTCGCAGGAAAGATCGATTGGCCAGAATTCCCTGAcgcagaaactgaaaaagagTACATCCCACCGGAAGCTAAAGACCTCGTCGAGAAGCTCTTAGTTGTTGACCCGAACAAGAGATTGGGGGCCAATGgtgctcaagaaattttCGATCATCCTTACTTCCAGGATGTCAACTTTGTACAGCTCTACGAAGAGGATGGCTCATTCGTGCCGGAAGTTGCTCATCCTGAAAGCACTGACTATTTTGATCTCCGTGGTGCCCAACTTGAGGATTTCAGCGAATCAGATCAAGAGCACCCTAGAGCAAATGACTTGATTGAGCACAGTTCCGAAAGAGCGCCAAAGAGAACCAACAGTGAGCGTAGTAGCCAATCTAGTACGCCTGTCCAGAAGCTTACCATAGGTTCCGTTTTGGAGCCTCCACAGGAAAGTGGCAGCAACCATAGTTCGCCAACTACCAAATACATTCCCTTAGCGATCCCTCCACACTTAAGAGAGAGAAGGGTGAGTAAACTAAACGAGGTTCAAACTGAGTTTGGGTCTTTTAACTTCAGAAATTTGCCAGCCTTAGACAAAGCTAACAAAGACGCGATAAATCGGCTCAAGAGCGAGCATCTTGCTGAACATGCACATCATCACCTCCATCACCATCGCGGCCTAAGTGGCTCTAGCTCGTCATCCGACACTTCGAGCAAATTACGGTACGCCAAGCCTTCTCAAGGCGCGCAACCCCCTGGCACTCCAGCGCTCTCTCTTAAGGCTTCCACTTCACCAGGATCGTCAAAAAACCATTCTCCCTGCAGAAGAGATAGCGTTGATAACGCAATGGTATCCAGGCGTAGTGCTCCTTCCGCTGTGGAAGTTAGCCCAAACTCGCTTTCTCCGAATCATGACGAGGGCGACTCGCCATCCCCAGCCTTTCGTTTCAAATCCCCGCTTTCGCCGCAAGCTGCTTCATCGAGAGCGAGACTTCATTCTAGGACATCCTCTATGAGGTCCAGTTTGGGCGATTTTGCCGTCGACGAGGGCGAGAGGTTAAAAGCTCTATCAAGGGCCAACAGTACACGTGGGCGAAGGAGAAGCGGCCGTGAGAGCTCATCTGGCATCAGTGACATTGCATACAATATGGATGTGCTGGTTTGCGAACCGATTCCGATCCATAGATTCAAGCTTACAAGAGACTTGGAGAGTTTGGGGTGCTCCGTTGTGAGCGTTTCTATGGGCGATGAGATGGTAAGAAGAGCCACTAGTGACGTTAAATTCGATCTTATTTTCACGGCGCTAAAACTGCCTAAACTTGGCGCAATAGACATTGTGAAGCTTTTACGGAATACCAACAGTGTCAACTCTACTACTTCCATAATTGCAGTCACTGCCTacttccaagaagcacagCAGGCCTGcgcttttgatgaagtcttGGAGCGGCCAGTCAGTGTGCAACAACTCCGGtcgctgctgttgaagtACtcgctcaagaaaagccaggaatcagaagaaaacagtATCAGCGACGCGGAGCATGAAGTTATTTAA
- the FRS1 gene encoding phenylalanine--tRNA ligase subunit beta (highly similar to uniprot|P15624 Saccharomyces cerevisiae YLR060W FRS1 Beta subunit of cytoplasmic phenylalanyl- tRNA synthetase, forms a tetramer with Frs2p to generate the active enzyme; evolutionarily distant from mitochondrial phenylalanyl-tRNA synthetase based on protein sequence,but substrate binding is similar and similar to gnl|GLV|YALI0E22979g-gnl|GLV|DEHA0F08404g) has protein sequence MPTVSVPKKHFFELLGKNYSTQEFDELCFEFGIELDEDTTEEALKNNEEPELKIEIGANRYDLLCTEGIAQALNEFLGKAQRPQYKLSQPTTKLFIEPSTEQIRPYAAAAILRGVTFTETSYQSFIDLQDKLHSNLCRNRSLVAMGTHDADTIKGPFYYKALPPKDIKFIPLNQSKEFDGAELIQFYKQPDQKNNLGRFVHIIEDSPVFPVVIDSENTICSLPPLINSEHSKISMNTKNIFIEATATDKTKVEVVINQIVAMFSRYCAEEFTVEPVEIVSEHNHQSRTTPDFSPKSMNVSTQYINSCLGLELSAGQICDYLKKMSLYGQPEGKDVIKVDIPITRSDILHPCDIMEDAAIGYGYNKLPKGKKLSNANFVAAALPINKVSDIFRQASAQASWLEVLPLTLCSHDENYKFLRVEDDGTQAVKLANPKTSEYQVVRTSLLPGILKTVRENRKHSLPIKVFEAGDVVYKNDKLERKAYNERHWGAIYVGKNSGFEIIQGLLGKIMQTFRTQWVADYGKGSSTRGYWIEEDDSVATFFPGRGANVMFRSKEGEQPQKIGQLGILHPEVMKNFDLPYAASYVELNAEVFL, from the coding sequence ATGCCTACCGTCTCGGTTCCCAAAAAGCATTTTTTCGAACTGCTTGGTAAAAATTACTCAACGCAGGAGTTTGACGAGCTTTGTTTCGAATTTGGTattgaacttgatgaagataCTACCGAAGAAGCATTGAAAAACAATGAGGAGCCAGAGCTGAAGATTGAAATCGGGGCCAACCGTTACGACCTTTTGTGCACTGAAGGCATTGCTCAGGCACTGAATGAGTTTTTGGGCAAGGCCCAGAGACCTCAGTACAAGTTGTCGCAGCCTACCACCAAACTCTTCATCGAACCATCCACGGAACAAATTAGACCTTATGCTGCGGCGGCAATTTTGAGAGGCGTTACTTTCACGGAAACTTCGTACCAGTCTTTCATTGATTTGCAGGACAAGCTGCACTCTAACTTGTGCAGAAACAGAAGCCTCGTCGCTATGGGTACGCATGATGCCGACACTATCAAGGGGCCATTTTACTACAAGGCCCTACCACCAAAGGACATCAAGTTCATTCCTCTGAACCAAAGTAAGGAGTTTGATGGTGCTGAGCTAATTCAATTCTACAAGCAACCAGAccaaaagaacaacttggGGAGATTTGTCCACATTATCGAGGACTCGCCTGTGTTCCCAGTCGTCATCGACAGCGAGAACACCATTTGTTCTCTACCTCCATTGATTAACTCTGAGCACTCCAAGATCTCTATGAACACCAAAAACATTTTCATTGAAGCCACAGCTACTGATAAAACGAAGGTTGAAGTTGTCATAAATCAAATTGTCGCCATGTTCTCCCGCTACTGTGCCGAAGAGTTCACGGTTGAACCAGTAGAAATTGTTTCTGAGCACAACCACCAGTCACGCACTACCCCTGACTTTTCTCCTAAGTCGATGAATGTTTCTACTCAGTACATCAACTCATGCTTGGGTCTTGAGCTCTCCGCAGGACAGATTTGCGACTAtctgaaaaagatgtcCTTGTATGGACAGCCTGAAGGAAAAGATGTTATTAAGGTTGACATTCCCATCACCAGATCAGATATTTTGCACCCATGTGATATAATGGAAGATGCTGCTATCGGATACGGCTATAACAAGCTTCCTAAGGGCAAGAAACTATCGAATGCTAACTTTGTGGCCGCTGCGTTACCAATCAACAAAGTGTCCGACATTTTTAGACAAGCATCTGCCCAGGCTTCTTGGTTAGAAGTTTTGCCCCTGACCTTGTGCTCTCACGACGAAAACTataaatttttgagagttgaagatgatgGTACTCAGGCTGTTAAGCTAGCCAACCCAAAGACCAGCGAATACCAGGTGGTCAGAACTTCCTTGCTTCCCggtattttgaaaactgtCAGAGAGAACCGTAAGCACTCTCTGCCAatcaaagttttcgaagCAGGTGATGTTGTTTACAAAAACGATAAACTAGAGCGCAAGGCATATAATGAGCGTCACTGGGGTGCAATCTATGTTGGCAAAAACTCAGGCTTTGAGATTATTCAGGGCCTTCTGGGCAAGATAATGCAGACCTTCAGAACTCAATGGGTGGCAGACTATGGAAAGGGTTCAAGTACAAGAGGATACTggattgaagaagatgattcTGTGGCTACTTTTTTCCCTGGAAGAGGCGCCAATGTCATGTTCAGGTCCAAAGAAGGTGAGCAGCCCCAAAAGATCGGGCAATTGGGTATTTTGCACCCTGAGGTtatgaagaactttgatTTGCCATATGCTGCCTCTTACGTCGAACTAAACGCAGAagttttcttgtaa
- the HAC1 gene encoding transcription factor HAC1 (some similarities with uniprot|P41546 Saccharomyces cerevisiae YFL031W HAC1 bZIP transcription factor (ATF/CREB1 homolog) that regulates the unfolded protein response via UPRE binding and membrane biogenesis ER stress-induced splicing pathway utilizing Ire1p Trl1p and Ada5p facilitates efficient Hac1p synthesis) produces the protein MSTSINDIPVDFKSTLPPRKRAKTKEEKEQRRIERILRNRRAAHQSREKKRLHLQHLEKKAWLLEQILAQVKVEELVKNDMNLRIMYDEYQTLATEPAAADSPSGDLLHDHMLDSQKTPESLDASSHVNCTPVSQSALMSSPSPALESPLSQPQVKRESVSDEPFEVSLAQPNMEFNFDNSVPDVNNWNLLLTNDTENLTSSTNEDEPPVFDMTDNSWALDPTRDPAVIRRLLRA, from the coding sequence ATGAGCACAAGCATTAACGACATACCCGTTGATTTCAAATCGACGCTGCCCCCACGCAAAAGAGCGAAGACTAAagaggagaaagaacaGAGACGTATTGAACGCATACTGAGAAATAGAAGAGCCGCACACCAAAGCAGGGAAAAAAAGAGACTGCACCTGCAGCaccttgaaaaaaaggcttGGTTGTTGGAACAAATCCTTGCGCAAGTCAAAGTGGAAGAACTCGTCAAGAATGACATGAATCTTCGAATCATGTATGACGAGTATCAAACACTAGCGACGGAACCTGCGGCGGCTGATTCACCTTCCGGAGATCTTCTCCATGATCACATGCTGGATTCCCAAAAGACGCCGGAGTCCCTGGATGCATCTTCACACGTAAACTGCACCCCCGTGTCGCAGTCCGCGTTGATGTCGTCGCCTTCTCCGGCGCTTGAGTCACCTTTGAGCCAACCTCAAGTCAAACGCGAGAGTGTCTCTGACGAGCCTTTCGAGGTGAGTTTGGCTCAACCAAACATGGAGTTCAATTTCGATAATAGCGTACCTGACGTCAATAACTGGAATCTTCTCCTCACAAACGATACTGAAAACCTAACGAGCTCGACCAACGAAGACGAGCCACCCGTTTTTGACATGACTGATAATTCCTGGGCCCTTGACCCTACGCGCGATCCAGCCGTGATTCGCCGCCTTCTTAGAGCATGA